In Rhododendron vialii isolate Sample 1 chromosome 9a, ASM3025357v1, the following are encoded in one genomic region:
- the LOC131300010 gene encoding uncharacterized protein LOC131300010: MYRDKVGHLGMVSGNERVESIFNPFQLVKDVFTPLESGIKKAAKDIERCWPGSKNGGSNSLEVVTAQLTGVGVSNGNKVRVSSAKEKSCQCVVGDERKKGLSIKVPIKAFLGIFTQDCGGHGHKSDTSNKGLKEEVVDVDGTCPKCFQFAVTWSLLLNGFVQAFPVSFKAGKKPVGKTVGEDNCADTYAHASKPRVLHVVKRKETKGHFDATCRKEDLKLKEGNILSIECFIGFVCDQLTQNLEKFDLGIQESLCKSSVSPLTPHPTNQVNHLRTVTSILEGKKADVDWFLRNLGFARVGGVPSSIVEATSVNEEGDDSAAASNKAESGPSSAQKLANGLLSIPLSNVERLRSTLSTVSLTELIELVPYLGRHSKDYPDKKKLFSVQDFFRYTESEGRRFFEELDRDGDGQVTLEDLEIAMRKRKLPHRYAREFMSRTRRHLFSKSFGWKQFLTLMEQKEATILRAYTSLCLSKSGTLQKSEILASLENAGLPANEDNAVAMMRFLNADTEESISYGHFRNFMVLLPSDRLQEDPRSIWFEAATVVAVAPPVELPASSVLKAALAGGLSCALSCSLMHPVDTVKTRVQASTLTFPEIISKLPEIGAQGLYRGSIPAILGQFSSHGLRTGIYEASKLVILNFAPDVPDIQVQSVSSFCSTFLGTAVRIPCEVLKQRLQAGIFDNVGQAIAETWKQDGLKGFFRGTGATLFREVPFYVAGMGLYAESKKAAQHLLGRELEPWETISVGALSGGLTAVITTPFDVLKTRMMTAPGGRQVSMSLVAISILRREGPLGLFKGAVPRFFWIAPLGAMNFAGYELAKKAMEKNKEQNVEQISEKKLASSA; encoded by the exons ATTTAGGGATGGTGTCTGGGAATGAACGCGTGGAGTCCATTTTTAATCCGTTTCAACTAGTTAAGGACGTGTTTACGCCGCTTGAGTCTGGTATAAAGAAGGCGGCGAAAGACATTGAGCGTTGTTGGCCAGGTTCGAAGAATGGGGGTAGTAATAGCCTTGAAGTGGTTACGGCACAGTTGACTGGGGTTGGGGTTAGTAATGGGAATAAGGTTCGGGTCTCGTCTgcaaaggaaaagagttgtcaATGTGTGGTGGGTGATGAGAGAAAGAAGGGTTTGTCGATAAAGGTTCCCATTAAGGCGTTCTTGGGTATCTTTACGCAAGATTGTGGGGGTCACGGACATAAGAGTGACACATCGAACAAAGGGTTGAAAGAGGAAGTTGTTGATGTGGATGGGACTTGCCCGAAATGCTTTCAGTTTGCGGTAACGTGGTCGTTGCTGCTTAATGGCTTTGTTCAGGCTTTTCCGGTTTCCTTTAAAGCTGGTAAAAAGCCGGTTGGAAAAACGGTTGGTGAGGACAATTGTGCGGATACATATGCACATGCGTCCAAACCGAGGGTTTTGCATGTCGTGAAGCGAAAGGAAACAAAGGGTCATTTTGATGCTACTTGTCGGAAGGAGGATTTAAAACTtaaagaaggaaatattttgtcGATTGAATGCTTTATAGGTTTCGTATGCGATCAATTAACTCAAAATCTTGAGAAGTTCGATTTGGGCATTCAAGAAAGTTTATGCAAGAGTAGTGTTTCACCTCTCACTCCTCACCCTACCAATCAAGTCAATCATTTGAGGACAGTCACGAGTATTTTGGAAGGTAAAAAGGCAGATGTAGAttggtttttgagaaatttggggTTTGCCAGGGTGGGAGGTGTTCCATCGAGTATTGTGGAAGCGACTTCTGTTAATGAGGAGGGTGATGATAGTGCCGCTGCTAGCAACAAGGCAGAAAGTGGGCCTAGTTCTGCACAGAAGCTGGCCAATGGATTGCTTAGTATTCCTTTGTCAAATGTTGAGCGATTAAGATCTACTCTGTCAACTGTGTCATTGACAGAGCTAATTGAGCTTGTACCCTATTTAGGGCGACATTCCAAAGATTATCCTGACAAGAAGAAGCTATTCTCTGTCCAGGATTTCTTCAGATACACAGAATCCGAAG GAAGGAGGTTCTTTGAGGAGCTGGACAGGGATGGCGATGGTCAAGTTACGCTGGAAGATCTTGAAATTGCTATGAGAAAGAGAAAACTGCCACATAGATATGCACGTGAATTTATGAGCCGTACAAGACGTCActtattttcaaaatctttcGGTTGGAAACAATTCTTGACCTTGATGGAACAAAAGGAAGCAACCATTCTACGAGCTTATACTTCTCTCTGTTTGAGCAAGTCTGGGACTCTACAAAAGAGTGAAATCTTGGCGTCACTGGAAAATGCAGGACTTCCAGCAAATGAGGATAATGCTGTCGCCATGATGAGGTTCCTGAATGCAGACACAGAAGAATCTATTTCTTATGGACATTTCCGGAATTTCATGGTTCTACTTCCATCTGATCGACTTCAAGAAGATCCCAG GAGTATCTGGTTTGAAGCTGCTACTGTTGTTGCTGTTGCACCACCTGTGGAATTGCCTGCTAGCAGTGTTCTTAAAGCTGCATTAGCTGGGGGCCTGTCATGTGCGCTGTCTTGTTCGTTGATGCACCCAGTTGATACAGTAAAG ACTCGAGTACAAGCATCAACACTTACCTTTCCTGAGATTATTTCAAAGCTACCAGAGATAGGAGCCCAGGGGTTGTACAGAGGCTCCATCCCAGCAATTCTTGGACAGTTTTCGAG CCATGGCTTGCGAACTGGAATTTATGAAGCAAGTAAGCTTGTGATACTAAATTTTGCTCCAGACGTTCCAGACATACAG GTTCAATCCGTATCATCATTTTGTAGCACTTTCCTGGGGACAGCAGTGCGGATCCCATGTGAGGTTTTGAAACAAAGGCTACAGGCTGGCATTTTTGACAATGTGGGGCAGGCAATTGCTGAGACTTGGAAACAAGATGGTCTTAAAGGTTTTTTCAGGGGAACTGGTGCCACTCTCTTTCGGGAGGTTCCATTCTATGTTGCAGGCATGGGGCTCTATGCTGAATCCAAAAAG GCTGCCCAACACCTTTTGGGACGGGAGCTGGAGCCCTGGGAGACGATTTCTGTTGGGGCTCTATCCGGTGGACTAACTGCTGTCATTACAACACCCTTCGACGTTTTGAAGACCAGAATGATGACTGCTCCAGGTGGACGCCAAGTGTCAATGTCACTGGTGGCCATTTCTATTCTCCGTCGCGAGGGTCCCCTGGGATTGTTCAAAGGAGCTGTGCCCAGGTTTTTCTGGATCGCGCCGTTGGGTGCCATGAATTTTGCCGGTTATGAGCTTGCTAAGAAAGCCATGGAGAAGAACAAGGAGCAAAATGTAGAGCAGATATCTGAAAAGAAGTTAGCCAGTTCTGCATAA
- the LOC131299833 gene encoding uncharacterized protein LOC131299833, translating to MDKFLIKKPRTVQESTPIESFDDSNTQNSLKRSRIDLNNLPSDPGLRPKILSYHPNDRDDIRRAYLQKGPCQPIQHNFPQRDISGLLRRFNLAWFEEYKNWLEYNIEKDAAFCLCCYLFGLDGGNHKGGNAFIVEGFRLWNRKEKLREHVGGINSTHNRAVKGCEDLMKQPQHIQSVFEKHSTQEKRDYRTCLYAPVVVARFLLRRGQAFRGHDESEDLSDRENFLELLQFLADHNEDIKKVVLENTPKNHKLTHHDIQKDVVNMAACETSNAIIKEMGEAFFSILVDESRDISNKEQMALVLRYVNMKGIVIERFIAIVHVSSTTSLSLKEAIESLFARHGLSISRVRGQGYDGASNMRGEFNGLKALILRENEFAFYVHCFAHQLQLTLVAIAKKHEDVADFFLIVANIVIVVGGSCKRHDALQNAQVANLQKALDNGDLKSGRGLNQVTTLKRAGDTRWGSYYNTLLNLIVMFKSAIEVLGMIAADDPSTDHKAQARSIKKSMLSFKFAFSLHLVKNVMGITNELSIALQKKTQDIVNAMALVEMSKQRLQMMRDDGWDSLLAEVSSFCSNHNISFSNMSEMFVSSDRP from the coding sequence ATGGACAAATTTCTTATAAAGAAACCAAGAACGGTGCAAGAGTCAACTCCTATTGAATCTTTTGATGATAGCAACACTCAAAACTCTTTGAAGAGAAGCCGTATTGACTTGAATAATCTCCCCTCGGATCCTGGGTTACGACCAAAAATCTTGTCATATCATCCTAATGATAGAGATGATATAAGAAGAGCATATCTCCAAAAGGGCCCATGTCAACCTATTCAACACAATTTTCCGCAAAGAGATATTAGTGGATTGCTGCGTCGTTTTAATCTTGCTTGGTTCGAAGAGTACAAAAATTGGTTAGAATACAATATAGAGAAGGATGCAGCATTTTGTCTATGTTGTTACCTTTTTGGTCTTGATGGCGGTAATCACAAAGGAGGCAATGCTTTTATTGTAGAGGGGTTTAGACTTTGGAATAGGAAAGAAAAGTTGCGAGAGCATGTAGGAGGCATTAATAGTACTCATAACCGAGCTGTGAAGGGTTGTGAAGATCTTATGAAACAACCCCAACATATTCAAAGTGTTTTTGAAAAGCACTCGACTCAAGAAAAACGTGACTATCGAACTTGCTTATATGCACCCGTTGTTGTCGCAAGATTCCTTTTGCGACGAGGTCAAGCTTTTCGTGGTCATGATGAATCTGAAGATTTGAGTGATAGAGAAAATTTTCTTGAGCTTCTGCAATTCTTGGCCGATCATAATGAGGATATTAAGAAAGTTGTATTGGAGAATACTCCAAAAAATCATAAACTAACCCACCATGATATCCAAAAGGATGTAGTGAATATGGCGGCGTGTGAGACTAGTAATGCTATCATCAAGGAAATGGGTGAagcatttttttcaattttagttgATGAGTCTCGTGACATCTCCAACAAAGAACAAATGGCCCTTGTTTTGCGCTATGTTAACATGAAAGGCATTGTTATAGAGCGATTCATTGCAATTGTACACGTTTCCAGTACAACTTCTTTATCACTCAAAGAGGCAATTGAATCTTTATTTGCTCGACATGGATTGAGTATATCAAGAGTACGTGGGCAAGGGTATGACGGAGCAAGTAATATGCGAGGTGAGTTCAATGGTCTCAAAGCTTTAATTTTAAGGGAGAATGAATTTGCATTTTATGTCCATTGCTTTGCTCATCAACTTCAGTTGACTCTTGTTGCTATTGCTAAGAAGCATGAAGATGTTGCTGATTTTTTTCTAATAGTTGCTAATATAGTGATTGTTGTTGGAGGCTCTTGCAAAAGACATGATGCTCTTCAAAATGCACAAGTTGCTAATCTCCAAAAAGCATTAGATAATGGTGATCTTAAAAGTGGAAGAGGTCTCAATCAAGTGACTACTCTTAAACGTGCTGGTGATACACGCTGGGGTTCTTATTATAACACACTTCTTAACTTGATTGTGATGTTTAAGTCCGCAATTGAGGTACTTGGTATGATTGCAGCAGATGACCCATCAACAGATCACAAAGCTCAAGCTCGTTCTATTAAGAAATCAATGCTATCTTTCAAATTTGCCTTTAGCCTACACTTGGTCAAAAATGTCATGGGAATTACAAATGAGTTGTCAATAGCATTGCAAAAGAAGACACAAGATATCGTAAATGCTATGGCACTTGTTGAAATGTCTAAGCAAAGGTTGCAAATGATGAGAGATGATGGTTGGGATTCCTTATTGGCCGAAGTGTCTTCGTTTTGCAGCAACCATAATATTTCTTTCTCGAACATGAGTGAAATGTTTGTATCTAGTGATCGACCATAA
- the LOC131300501 gene encoding low temperature-induced protein lt101.2: MGSETFVEVILAILLPPVGVFLRYGCGVEFWICLLLTLLGYIPGIIYAIYVLVG, translated from the exons ATGGGGTCAGAGACATTTGTGGAAGTGATCTTGGCAATCCTGCTACCACCTGTTGGGGTCTTCCTCCGTTATGGCTGCGGA GTAGAGTTCTGGATATGTCTGTTGCTGACATTGTTGGGGTACATTCCAGGGATCATATATGCAATTTATGTATTAGTTGGTTAG
- the LOC131300499 gene encoding uncharacterized protein LOC131300499 → MGSSAEALQSATKVYRHLLKAVKKHVGKEDHKSHFVDFISREFRKSPQQPDLSAIRQKIKIANDYTYLLNSVHHHQDLLFSYNIAVDRSEEMKKVLGKSAASVGLQLPEAYQP, encoded by the exons ATGGGTTCTTCAGCTGAAGCTCTGCAATCTGCCACGAAGGTGTATCGTCATCTCCTGAAAGCCGTCAAGAAACACGTTGGCAAAGAAGATCACAAGTCTCACTTCGTCGATTTCATATCCCGAGAGTTCCGAAAGAGCCCTCAACAGCCGGACCTCTCGGCAATTCGGCAGAAAATAAAGATCGCCAACGATTACACTTACCTCCTGAACAGCGTCCACCATCACCAG GACTTGTTGTTTTCTTACAACATTGCTGTGGACAGATCGGAGGAAATGAAAAAAGTACTTGGAAAATCTGCTGCAAGTGTGGGTCTTCAACTTCCAGAAGCTTATCAGCCTTGA
- the LOC131300500 gene encoding uncharacterized protein LOC131300500 has translation MASESSVSPVGGSDADETLVEDFTFEGRMEGGLGGEEVMVEVVGSDVFVDGVGGHGVAGDRNGEVGGGALAEEGLEREIESREGERVGDLGGQVLDSDTETRAEGLEGTVESLGEQTHVAAEEVSMRVSEEGGSEIGDPLVGGATEASALDSKAQNSDIETGLGVTLANSAQVVVADEVGVGEEILERESVDEGVERSMNAVEEGGGALDQVELVTERGGASNDGLWNPEIEDAAVCSSVGLESSSLQTPVVDDGVDATADKEALKDKDEVLVVRAEEGHSNDPENNHSQVTNKEGAILDSAELFYQQVEGAVGGNVGVMNEEKILHTEGTLDNQQIKAGTAEEKDVTDGKVSLRPDIGTPESGVVGEIGVDAGEVATLCADSGSCIVQAEVAADCLVAGESMISISSTVIQAAGQGEPLTAENGVLSASDENLYYAEDQQFKVENVSGGSEREIAVCTESHSSYEQTKVVSGNEASGTESSVSNYEVKIPVTDDTVATVACSDDHQTMEYENACGIAEFSNEQAFVAETEEVAVMDFEEVANIEGEVAMVEVLNENTYTEKDEELNTLTVGGIMGKEGHVQGKAEAEASDEQNEIDKKEESSIVDCHGIVQVPASCPLVDNILLSEKDEDLKVDTLGKNTVEDTSAGVDSPQIGDHGTSIPTCSGSLEDEISLQDGKQETIPHLADIPTLEEDGDQSMNMLIVDEKLTQLIEDDTQAVEGNVGFGFPECVDGSAIGDLYLDDSSTRQDVEVQEHYTGAGLLNQNEGLEVEMGEDGQNVEDKSSRRSTLRSRTSGKVHQGNYLLVPENEGEFSLSDLVWGKVKSHPWWPGQIFDSADASEEAMKYHKKGCFLVAYFGDRTFAWNEPSLLKPFWSNFSQIEKQSNSEAFQSAVSCALDEVSRRIELGLACSCIQKDTYDNIEYQVFENTGVRQESSRRNGVDKSTGVSSFQPAKLLGYVRALARSPFGEANRLDLVVAKAQLLAVNRLKGYYRLPRLQFCGGFSEKNANNPQLGESIDHSLSDDQILSFKGRMKIGNSSSHKRKHNLKDIEYPSKKEKKLSELIGDRENSSDGENESDLKASSKLVSSSSGKKRKSVDVLSDGSDVQDRPAKVSTVVSSIPKPSFKIGEYIRRAASQLTGPPSIVKCNGEKVQKVEDGSSEVPDNSPSGRINFTTDCSSLNEMLSQLNLKAKDPTKGYGLPNTIISFFTGFRNSISLGRYSGKQNSFIGRVGGGRKKKPHGVGHSEEFEFDDVNDSYWTDMSIQNNSEEQPSGDNKNREGEYQLVAFDPNKPHKSSRRAYSRKKRFSNANYEPDTEEANAYIDKVKQDMSPAELLLNFSEGDPVPSVLNLGRTFRRFGPLKESETEVDVETGRARVVFKRGSDAQVALSSAGTFNIFGPVTVNYQLNYTPSKLNYTPSISFETFPLATAQGLEDAT, from the coding sequence ATGGCTTCTGAATCTAGTGTGAGTCCTGTTGGTGGGTCTGATGCTGATGAAACCCTAGTGGAAGATTTCACCTTTGAGGGTCGGATGGAGGGGGGTCTGGGTGGGGAGGAGGTAATGGTGGAAGTAGTGGGTTCTGATGTGTTTGTTGATGGGGTTGGTGGTCACGGGGTTGCGGGGGACCGGAATGGGGAGGTGGGCGGCGGTGCGTTGGCGGAAGAGGGTTTGGAGAGGGAAATCGAATCTAGGGAAGGTGAGAGAGTTGGGGATTTGGGAGGTCAAGTCTTGGATTCTGATACGGAAACTAGGGCTGAAGGTCTTGAGGGAACTGTGGAGTCTTTGGGTGAACAAACCCATGTTGCTGCTGAGGAAGTTTCCATGAGGGTAAGTGAGGAGGGGGGTTCGGAGATAGGTGATCCATTGGTTGGTGGTGCCACAGAAGCAAGTGCTTTGGACAGTAAAGCTCAGAATTCTGACATTGAGACAGGGCTGGGAGTTACTTTAGCGAATTCAGCGCAAGTAGTTGTTGCAGACGAGGTTGGTGTTGGTGAGGAGATTTTGGAAAGAGAATCGGTTGATGAGGGTGTGGAGAGAAGTATGAATGCTGTTGAGGAAGGGGGTGGTGCACTGGATCAGGTTGAATTGGTGACAGAAAGAGGTGGTGCGTCAAATGATGGATTGTGGAATCCTGAAATTGAAGATGCAGCTGTATGTTCTTCGGTTGGTTTGGAATCTTCTAGTTTGCAAACCCCAGTTGTTGATGATGGAGTAGATGCGACGGCCGATAAGGAGGCTCTGAAGGACAAAGATGAAGTTCTGGTTGTTCGTGCTGAGGAGGGTCATTCAAATGATCCAGAAAACAATCACAGTCAAGTGACCAATAAAGAAGGTGCTATTCTTGATAGTGCTGAACTTTTTTATCAACAAGTTGAAGGTGCTGTTGGTGGGAACGTAGGGGTGATGAACGAGGAAAAGATTTTGCACACAGAAGGCACTTTAGATAATCAGCAGATAAAGGCCGGTACAGCTGAGGAGAAAGATGTCACGGATGGCAAAGTTTCTTTGCGTCCTGATATTGGAACTCCAGAAAGTGGTGTTGTTGGTGAGATTGGTGTGGATGCTGGGGAAGTTGCTACGTTATGTGCAGATTCAGGTTCGTGTATTGTGCAAGCCGAAGTTGCAGCAGATTGTTTGGTAGCTGGTGAGAGCATGATTTCAATCTCCAGCACTGTAATCCAAGCTGCCGGCCAAGGTGAGCCTTTGACAGCTGAAAACGGGGTGCTCAGTGCTTCAGATGAAAACTTAtattatgcagaggatcaacaGTTTAAAGTTGAGAATGTGAGTGGGGGTTCGGAAAGGGAAATAGCTGTATGTACTGAATCCCACTCTTCTTATGAACAAACTAAAGTTGTCAGTGGCAATGAAGCTTCAGGGACTGAAAGCAGTGTCTCAAATTACGAAGTGAAAATTCCAGTAACTGATGATACGGTTGCGACTGTGGCTTGTTCAGATGATCATCAGACTATGGAGTATGAGAATGCATGTGGAATTGCTGAGTTCTCAAATGAGCAAGCTTTTGTTGCTGAAACAGAGGAAGTTGCAGTGATGGACTTTGAAGAGGTAGCAAATATTGAAGGTGAAGTTGCAATGGTTGAAGTTTTGAATGAGAATACATACACAGAGAAAGATGAAGAGTTGAACACTCTGACTGTAGGTGGAATCATGGGAAAAGAAGGTCATGTACAAGGAAAAGCTGAAGCTGAGGCATCTGATGAACAAAATGAAATTGATAAGAAAGAGGAATCTTCAATTGTTGACTGTCATGGGATTGTTCAGGTTCCAGCATCTTGTCCTTTGGTTGATAATATACTTCTTTCAGAGAAAGATGAAGATTTGAAGGTTGATACTTTGGGAAAGAACACAGTAGAAGATACTTCCGCAGGAGTTGATTCTCCTCAAATAGGGGATCATGGTACTTCTATTCCAACGTGTTCCGGTAGTCTTGAAGACGAAATATCCTTGCAAGATGGAAAACAAGAGACAATACCCCACCTAGCTGATATACCTACTCTTGAGGAAGACGGGGATCAGAGCATGAATATGCTGATTGTCGATGAGAAACTGACTCAACTCATTGAAGATGATACTCAAGCTGTGGAAGGCAATGTAGGATTTGGATTCCCGGAGTGTGTAGATGGGAGTGCAATTGGTGATCTTTATTTGGATGATTCCAGTACAAGGCAGGATGTGGAAGTTCAGGAACATTATACTGGCGCTGGGCTGTTAAATCAAAATGAGGGGCTAGAAGTAGAAATGGGAGAAGATGGACAAAATGTGGAAGATAAAAGCTCAAGACGATCAACTCTGAGGTCTAGAACCTCTGGAAAGGTGCATCAAGGCAATTATCTTCTGGTACCAGAAAATGAAGGTGAGTTTTCTCTCTCTGACTTAGTCTGGGGCAAAGTGAAGAGCCATCCGTGGTGGCCCGGACAGATATTTGATTCTGCAGATGCATCAGAAGAGGCAATGAAATATCACAAAAAAGGCTGCTTTTTGGTAGCATATTTTGGGGACcgaacttttgcttggaacgaACCATCTCTGTTAAAGCCATTTTGGTCAAATTTCTCCCAGATAGAGAAGCAGAGCAATTCAGAAGCTTTCCAAAGTGCTGTCAGCTGTGCTTTGGACGAGGTTTCTAGACGGATTGAGTTGGGGTTGGCTTGTTCTTGCATACAAAAAGACACCTACGACAATATTGAATATCAGGTTTTTGAGAACACTGGAGTCCGTCAAGAATCCAGTAGAAGGAATGGTGTGGACAAATCTACAGGGGTGAGTTCTTTTCAACCTGCTAAATTATTAGGGTATGTAAGAGCTTTAGCACGGTCCCCATTTGGAGAGGCTAATAGACTGGatcttgttgttgccaaagccCAATTGCTGGCTGTCAATCGGTTAAAAGGTTATTATAGGTTGCCCAGATTGCAGTTTTGTGGAGGTTTTTCGGAGAAAAATGCCAATAATCCACAGTTGGGTGAGTCGATTGACCATTCGCTCAGTGATGATCAAATTCTCTCCTTTAAGGGGAGAATGAAAATCGGAAACAGCTCTTCTCATAAGCGTAAACACAATCTTAAGGATATTGAGTACCCTagcaagaaagagaagaaattgTCGGAATTAATTGGTGATAGAGAAAATTCTTCAGATGGTGAAAATGAGTCAGATTTAAAAGCTTCAAGTAAGTTGGTTTCGTCATCCTCTGGCAAGAAAAGGAAGAGTGTTGATGTCCTTTCCGATGGCTCCGACGTTCAAGATAGGCCTGCGAAAGTGTCTACTGTTGTGTCTTCAATTCCCAAGCCATCATTTAAGATTGGTGAATACATTCGCCGAGCAGCAAGCCAACTGACAGGCCCCCCCTCAATTGTGAAGTGTAACggtgaaaaggttcaaaaggtggAAGACGGAAGCAGTGAGGTACCTGACAACTCCCCAAGTGGAAGGATAAATTTTACCACGGATTGCTCATCTTTGAATGAGATGCTATCACAACTTAACTTGAAAGCTAAGGATCCTACGAAAGGATACGGATTACCAAATACCATCATCAGCTTCTTCACTGGTTTTAGAAATTCCATTAGTTTGGGTCGGTACTCTGGGAAGCAGAATTCATTTATCGGAAGAGTAGGTGGAGGCAGGAAGAAAAAACCCCATGGTGTTGGGCATTCAGAAGAATTTGAGTTTGACGATGTGAATGACTCTTACTGGACAGATATGAGTATTCAAAACAATTCGGAAGAGCAACCCTCTGGCGACAATAAGAATAGAGAAGGCGAATATCAGCTTGTGGCCTTTGATCCAAATAAACCCCATAAATCAAGTCGTAGGGCTTACTCTAGAAAGAAGCGATTTTCTAATGCAAACTATGAGCCGGATACAGAGGAGGCAAACGCGTATATTGATAAGGTGAAACAAGATATGTCCCCAGCAGAACTTTTACTGAACTTCTCTGAGGGAGATCCTGTTCCTTCTGTACTGAATTTAGGAAGAACATTTAGGCGGTTTGGGCCTTTAAAGGAATCTGAAACTGAAGTTGATGTGGAGACTGGCCGTGCCAGAGTGGTATTTAAGAGAGGTTCTGATGCACAAGTGGCTCTCAGTAGCGCGGGGACATTTAACATTTTTGGGCCAGTGACAGTTAATTACCAGCTCAACTATACACCGTCGAAGCTCAACTATACACCGTCAATCTCATTTGAAACCTTTCCCCTTGCAACGGCACAAGGCCTGGAGGATGCAACTTGA
- the LOC131300503 gene encoding stearoyl-[acyl-carrier-protein] 9-desaturase, chloroplastic-like: protein MALILNQMAFPPLTQPGSLRTRRVCVASTVNNPPSKVEINLEKPFSPRREAPHAQVTHSMPPEKMQIFKSLEKWAEENILIYLKHVEKNWQPSDFLPDSSSEGFDEEVRELRGRAKGIPDDYFVVLVGDMITEEALPTYQTVLSTLDGVRDEMGVSPTSWAVWMRGWTAEENRHGDLLNKYIHLSGRVDTWQTKKTIQYLIGSGMDLQTENNPYLCYIYTSFQERATFISHGNTAKLAKHHGDLKLAQICGTIAADEKRHETAYTKIVEKLFKIDPNDTMLAFADMMRKRITMPAHFMYDGRDKNLFEHFSTVAQRLGVYTTRDYCDILEYFVGRWDVEKLTGLSCEGRRAQDHECGLPQRIRKIEERVASSIGKASPVPFSWVFGREI, encoded by the exons atggCTCTGATTTTAAACCAAATGGCATTTCCGCCTCTAACTCAACCCGGTAGTCTCAGAACTCGCAGAGTTTGCGTGGCGTCAACTGTTAACAATCCTCCAAG TAAGGTTGAGATCAATTTAGAGAAGCCTTTCAGTCCTCGGCGAGAGGCTCCACATGCACAAGTGACCCATTCCATGCCTCCagagaaaatgcaaattttcaaGTCTTTAGAGAAATGGGCAGAGGAAAACATCCTGATTTACTTAAAGCATGTCGAGAAAAATTGGCAGCCAAGCGATTTTCTTCCCGACTCGAGCTCCGAAGGATTCGATGAGGAAGTGAGAGAGCTGAGGGGAAGAGCAAAGGGAATTCCCGACGACTATTTTGTGGTGTTGGTAGGGGACATGATCACAGAGGAAGCGCTTCCGACGTACCAAACGGTTCTCAGTACTTTAGATGGGGTCCGAGATGAGATGGGAGTGAGCCCGACTTCTTGGGCTGTTTGGATGCGGGGGTGGACCGCGGAGGAGAATAGACATGGCGACCTTCTTAATAAGTATATTCACCTTTCTGGACGTGTTGACACGTGGCAAACTAAGAAGACAATTCAGTACTTGATAGGTTCAGGAATG GATCTTCAAACCGAAAACAACCCCTATCTTTGCTACATTTACACTTCCTTTCAAGAAAGAGCAACCTTTATCTCTCATGGGAACACTGCCAAGCTAGCCAAGCACCACGGAGACCTAAAACTGGCACAGATCTGCGGCACGATCGCAGCAGACGAGAAGCGCCACGAAACCGCCTACACCAAGATCGTCGAGAAGCTCTTCAAGATCGACCCGAACGACACCATGTTGGCTTTCGCCGACATGATGAGGAAACGGATCACGATGCCGGCCCACTTCATGTACGATGGCAGGGACAAAAACCTGTTCGAGCACTTCTCTACCGTGGCGCAGAGGCTCGGGGTTTACACTACCAGGGACTATTGTGATattttggaatactttgtggGGAGATGGGATGTGGAGAAGTTGACTGGGCTTTCATGTGAGGGACGTAGAGCGCAAGACCATGAGTGTGGGTTGCCTCAGAGGATTAGGAAAATAGAGGAGAGAGTTGCGAGTAGCATTGGGAAGGCATCCCCCGTTCCTTTCAGTTGGGTCTTCGGTAGAGAAATCTAA